One window from the genome of Oncorhynchus gorbuscha isolate QuinsamMale2020 ecotype Even-year linkage group LG14, OgorEven_v1.0, whole genome shotgun sequence encodes:
- the LOC123994446 gene encoding origin recognition complex subunit 5-like isoform X1 has product MAALRQHLGYEDEKLQRVMERLPCRDVQASMLLALMGEPEQCSYPSIFIYGHRATGKSHVIHTLLKELELPYATVSCVECVSVGLLFEQVLLSLFGSDSASLLSRSPSLSDFVRVYKQLCVQASAKQTRYIVLDRAELLRDMEANLLPAFLRLQELVDDNVMVILLSEIVWDKFRPNTGCFEPLLLHFPDYSKGELQQILSEDSHPSYSPELYSAFINILLGVFYSVCRDLRELRHLAALNFSKFIEPLEQGKVKESDTHKLWRNIEPHLKKAMQTVYLREVSSVQWEQQLQMEEKEAGAVRGLSAHAHVELPYYSKFLLIAAYLASYNPARTDKRFFLKHHGKIKKTNFLKKHEKTSNHLLGPKPFPLDRLLAIFYSVVDSRVAPTASVFCQISSLVTLQLLNQLGHDDQLDAPKYKCAVSLDFILAISRTVSFDIVKYLYDFL; this is encoded by the exons ATGGCAGCACTACGTCAGCACCTAGGGTATGAAGATGAAAAGTTGCAGCGCGTGATGGAGAGGTTGCCTTGCAGAGATGTCCAGGCGAGCATGCTGCTGGCGTTGATGGGAGAG CCAGAGCAATGCAGCTACCCTTCCATTTTCATTTATGGTCATCGTGCCACAGGAAAAAGCCATGTGATTCACACCTTGCTGAAGGAACTGGAGCTTCCCTATGCCACAGTGAGCTGTGTGGAATGTGTCTCTGTAGGACTGCTGTTTGAGCaggttctcctctccctctttggCTCCGACTCTGCCTCCCTACTGTCCCGCAGTCCCTCCCTGTCAGACTTCGTACGAGTCTACAAACAACTGTGTGTCCAGGCCTCAGCCAAGCAGACACGATACATT GTGCTGGACCGGGCTGAGCTCCTTAGAGATATGGAAGCCAATCTCCTCCCTGCCTTCTTGCGCCTTCAGGAACTG GTCGATGACAATGTGATGGTGATCCTGCTCAGTGAGATAGTGTGGGATAAGTTCCGACCCAACACTGGATGCTTTGAACCACTGCTGCTCCACTTCCCTGACTACAGTAAAG GGGAGCTGCAGCAGATCCTGTCTGAGGACAGCCACCCGTCCTACTCCCCAGAGCTCTACTCAGCCTTCATCAACATTCTACTGGGAGTCTTCTACTCCGTCTGCAGGGACCTCCGAGAGCTCAGACACCTG GCTGCCCTCAATTTCTCTAAATTCATTGAACCTTTGGAGCAAGGCAAAG TGAAAGAGAGTGACACTCACAAGCTGTGGAGGAACATCGAGCCTCACCTGAAGAAGGCCATGCAGACGGTGTACCTGCGAGAGGTGTCCAG TGTGCAGTGGGAGCAACAGCTgcagatggaggagaaggaggcagGAGCTGTGAGAG GTCTGTCTGCTCATGCCCATGTGGAGTTGCCTTACTACTCAAAGTTCCTGCTGATAGCTGCATACCTGGCCTCCTACAACCCTGCTCGCACTGACAAACGCTTCTTCCTCAAG CACCATGGCAAAATAAAAAAGACCAACTTTTTGAAGAAACATGAAAAg ACCAGTAATCACCTGCTGGGGCCCAAGCCGTTCCCTCTGGACCGTCTCCTGGCCATTTTCTACAGTGTGGTGGACAGCAGAGTGGCCCCCACCGCCAGTGTTTTCTGTCAG atcTCCTCCCTGGTGACCCTTCAGCTGTTGAATCAGTTGGGCCACGATGACCAGCTGGATGCGCCCAAGTACAAATGTGCCGTCTCTCTGGACTTCATCCTCGCCATCTCCAG GACTGTGAGCTTTGACATTGTAAAGTACCTGTATGACTTCCTCTAG
- the LOC123994446 gene encoding origin recognition complex subunit 5-like isoform X2, translating into MAALRQHLGYEDEKLQRVMERLPCRDVQASMLLALMGEPEQCSYPSIFIYGHRATGKSHVIHTLLKELELPYATVSCVECVSVGLLFEQVLLSLFGSDSASLLSRSPSLSDFVRVYKQLCVQASAKQTRYIVLDRAELLRDMEANLLPAFLRLQELVDDNVMVILLSEIVWDKFRPNTGCFEPLLLHFPDYSKGELQQILSEDSHPSYSPELYSAFINILLGVFYSVCRDLRELRHLAALNFSKFIEPLEQGKVKESDTHKLWRNIEPHLKKAMQTVYLREVSSVQWEQQLQMEEKEAGAVRGLSAHAHVELPYYSKFLLIAAYLASYNPARTDKRFFLKHHGKIKKTNFLKKHEKTSNHLLGPKPFPLDRLLAIFYSVVDSRVAPTASVFCQISSLVTLQLLNQLGHDDQLDAPKYKCAVSLDFILAISSRGGLMERNSAGL; encoded by the exons ATGGCAGCACTACGTCAGCACCTAGGGTATGAAGATGAAAAGTTGCAGCGCGTGATGGAGAGGTTGCCTTGCAGAGATGTCCAGGCGAGCATGCTGCTGGCGTTGATGGGAGAG CCAGAGCAATGCAGCTACCCTTCCATTTTCATTTATGGTCATCGTGCCACAGGAAAAAGCCATGTGATTCACACCTTGCTGAAGGAACTGGAGCTTCCCTATGCCACAGTGAGCTGTGTGGAATGTGTCTCTGTAGGACTGCTGTTTGAGCaggttctcctctccctctttggCTCCGACTCTGCCTCCCTACTGTCCCGCAGTCCCTCCCTGTCAGACTTCGTACGAGTCTACAAACAACTGTGTGTCCAGGCCTCAGCCAAGCAGACACGATACATT GTGCTGGACCGGGCTGAGCTCCTTAGAGATATGGAAGCCAATCTCCTCCCTGCCTTCTTGCGCCTTCAGGAACTG GTCGATGACAATGTGATGGTGATCCTGCTCAGTGAGATAGTGTGGGATAAGTTCCGACCCAACACTGGATGCTTTGAACCACTGCTGCTCCACTTCCCTGACTACAGTAAAG GGGAGCTGCAGCAGATCCTGTCTGAGGACAGCCACCCGTCCTACTCCCCAGAGCTCTACTCAGCCTTCATCAACATTCTACTGGGAGTCTTCTACTCCGTCTGCAGGGACCTCCGAGAGCTCAGACACCTG GCTGCCCTCAATTTCTCTAAATTCATTGAACCTTTGGAGCAAGGCAAAG TGAAAGAGAGTGACACTCACAAGCTGTGGAGGAACATCGAGCCTCACCTGAAGAAGGCCATGCAGACGGTGTACCTGCGAGAGGTGTCCAG TGTGCAGTGGGAGCAACAGCTgcagatggaggagaaggaggcagGAGCTGTGAGAG GTCTGTCTGCTCATGCCCATGTGGAGTTGCCTTACTACTCAAAGTTCCTGCTGATAGCTGCATACCTGGCCTCCTACAACCCTGCTCGCACTGACAAACGCTTCTTCCTCAAG CACCATGGCAAAATAAAAAAGACCAACTTTTTGAAGAAACATGAAAAg ACCAGTAATCACCTGCTGGGGCCCAAGCCGTTCCCTCTGGACCGTCTCCTGGCCATTTTCTACAGTGTGGTGGACAGCAGAGTGGCCCCCACCGCCAGTGTTTTCTGTCAG atcTCCTCCCTGGTGACCCTTCAGCTGTTGAATCAGTTGGGCCACGATGACCAGCTGGATGCGCCCAAGTACAAATGTGCCGTCTCTCTGGACTTCATCCTCGCCATCTCCAG CCGTGGTGGTTTAATGGAGAGGAATTCAGCTGGACTCTGA